The sequence CGATCGAGTTCGATCGCTGCATCGCCACTCCGGACCTGATGCCGCTCGTCGGCCGTCTCGGCAAGGTGCTGGGCCCGCGCGGCCTGATGCCGAACCCGAAGGTTGGCACCGTCACCATGGACGTGAAGGGTGCGGTCGAAGCCGCCAAGGGCGGCGCGGTCGAGTTCCGCGTCGAGAAGGCCGGCATCATCCACGCCGGCATCGGCAAGGCCTCGTTCCCGGTCGACAAGCTCGCCGAGAACATCCGCGCCTTCGCCGACGCCGTGGTCAAGGCCAAGCCCACCGGCGCCAAGGGCACCTATGTGCAGCGCGTCGCCGTCTCCTCGACCATGGGCCCCGGCCTGAAGGTTGAGCCGGCTTCTGTGCTGGTTGCGGGCTGATTGTTCCTGCGCGCATCACGGGGCCGGTCGCGGTCCCGTGATTGCGACGGTGTGGATTTGTCAAGCCCTCGGTGCTATCAGGGGTGACAAATCCCACGCGACTCACTATATGGGCGGTTTCGTTGCCGACATTGTCGGCCGCGTGCCGATGAATTTTCAGCTTTCGCCCGCTTAAAATCGGGCGGAGAGGCCGGCAGGGTTCGCCTTGCCGGCTTTATGTCCTGTCCGAGACTGCCGGTGCCCCTCATCTGAGGTGGCTTAATCCCACTCCGGGGCCAGCATAGACGGGGTACGACCGACGAAGGGGTTCCGGGCAACCGGGTCCTGGCTTTCGGCTCGAACCAGCGCCTTGGCCGGTATTTCCGGTCCCAGGGGACAGGATACCACCGCCGCTGCTCCGCAAGGAGGGGTGGCAAGGCGCAAACCCGGCGGGGAAGTCACCCTTCCTCGCCACCGGAGAGCAAGTGAAGTGGATCGAGCACAAAAAGAAGAGCTCGTCACGTCGCTCACCGAGGTGTTCAACAACACGTCGGTCGTCGTCGTGGCCCACTATTCCGGCCTCACCGTCGCTCAGCTGCAGACCCTGCGTCGGCAGATGAAGGCGAATGGTGCGAC is a genomic window of Ancylobacter sp. IITR112 containing:
- the rplA gene encoding 50S ribosomal protein L1 produces the protein MAKISKRVRAVREGIDPAKLYGLDEAIQLLKDRANAKFDETIEVALNLGVDPRHADQMVRGVCNLPNGSGRTVRVAVFARGAKADEAKAAGADIVGAEDLLETIQGGTIEFDRCIATPDLMPLVGRLGKVLGPRGLMPNPKVGTVTMDVKGAVEAAKGGAVEFRVEKAGIIHAGIGKASFPVDKLAENIRAFADAVVKAKPTGAKGTYVQRVAVSSTMGPGLKVEPASVLVAG